The Arachis hypogaea cultivar Tifrunner chromosome 19, arahy.Tifrunner.gnm2.J5K5, whole genome shotgun sequence genome has a window encoding:
- the LOC112775114 gene encoding uncharacterized protein isoform X9, with protein MNGVAMVEGDGRLVPATDDEVMEMEDFLEHENSEMRVVADTGQSLECISIERSSSGKLRLECPKGTADADFGKLNAKLQMLQKVKQEERLRLSCESPVPSRVKKDSQCSDDKAVTVENNQSDAPHQEIPSLASSLNYTHSNQSGSVDQCSRPSEGVIESGSSASAVYSALKSNFSMFDGEICLDKLSIRELHELFKVTFGRETTVKDKQWLKRRIAMSLTNSRDVSATTFIIKDNKIVRKCEDSSGNGDAEDVISMENAPVEADVNLKDSSALEGCGTEDNQVVSETKMGKHNIEHGLGGEDHQKAAKRIRKPTKRYIEELSENESREPNPMASLSSSRNMGPGLSTTSYVRLSGDASSEVRTFITRVDSLGGSDVQVPCVSRVRRSHPRKDITSLTKFLPIDIAKTAKSDNKVLAETGSCAASENPDKILKARSAPGKLQPVRATETLPSCEPEKEKQLPGVSTSEPQQELRPKRVDPFSHTSEDNIVTVPTAKGGMRRKHHRAWTLVEVMKLVDGVSRCGAGRWSEIKRLSFSSHSYRTSVDLKDKWRNLLKASFAQAPADEGMNVRKHGTAPIPEPILLRVRELAQMNSQAPPNFSSSKFLAGAGNALGDRPGYL; from the exons ATGAACGGAGTTGCCATG GTTGAAGGTGATGGGAGGTTAGTGCCTGCAACAGATGATGAAGTAATGGAGATGGAGgattttcttgagcatgaaaacAGTGAAATGCGTGTTGTTGCAGACACTGGGCAAAGTTTGGAGTGCATATCAATTGAAAGATCATCTTCTGGGAAACTTCGATTGGAGTGCCCAAAAG GCACTGCAGATGCAGATTTTGGGAAACTAAATGCAAAATTACAG ATGTTGCAAAAGGTCAAACAAGAAGAGAGACTTCGATTGTCTTGTGAATCACCTGTTCCTTCTCGTGTAAAAAAGGACAGCCAGTGTTCTGATGATAAAGCTGTCACGGTTGAGAATAATCAATCTGATGCCCCACACCAGGAAATTCCTTCTTTAGCATCAAGCTTAAATTATACACATAGTAATCAATCTGGGAGTGTTGATCAGTGTTCCAGACCTTCAGAAGGAGTGATTGAGAGCGGATCATCTGCTTCTGCTGTCTATTCCGCTTTGAAGTCCAATTTTTCAATGTTTGATGGAGAAATATGCTTGGACAAGCTATCCATCAGAGAACTACATGAACTGTTTAAAGTAACTTTTGGTCGGGAAACTACTGTGAAAGACAAGCAGTGGCTGAAAAGGAGGATTGCCATGAGTTTAACAAACTCGCGTGATGTTTCAGCAACAACTTTCATTATTAAAGATAACAAAATAGTAAGAAAATGTGAAGACAGTTCTGGAAATGGAGATGCTGAAGATGTAATCTCCATGGAAAATGCACCTGTAGAAGCAGATGTTAACTTGAAGGATTCATCTGCTTTGGAGGGTTGTGGAACTGAAGATAATCAAGTTGTTTCTGAAACAAAAATGGGAAAACATAATATAGAACATGGATTGGGAGGTGAGGATCACCAAAAAGCTGCAAAAAGAATTCGGAAGCCCACCAAGAGATATATTGAAGAGCTCTCTGAAAATGAATCTAGAGAGCCCAACCCCATGGCATCGTTAAGTTCAAGTAGAAATATGGGACCTGGACTTTCTACAACTTCATATGTGAGGCTTTCTGGGGATGCTTCTTCAGAGGTGAGAACATTTATCACCAGGGTAGACTCACTCGGAGGTTCTGATGTTCAAGTTCCTTGTGTTTCTCGGGTTCGAAGAAGTCATCCAAGGAAAGATATTACATCACTTACG AAATTCCTTCCAATTGACATTGCCAAGACTGCAAAATCAGATAATAAGGTTCTTGCAGAAACTGGTTCTTGTGCTGCTAGTGAGAATCCAGACAAAATCCTGAAGGCAAGATCCGCTCCTGGAAAGCTTCAGCCAGTGAGAGCAACTGAGACTTTG CCTTCTTGTGAACCTGAAAAAGAGAAGCAGCTTCCAGGAGTAAGCACAAGCGAACCACAGCAGGAATTGAGACCAAAAAGGGTGGATCCATTCAGCCATACCTCAGAGGACAATATAGTTACTGTTCCCACCGCTAAAggtggaatgagaaggaaacatCATCGAGCGTGGACTCTTGTTGAGGTAATGAAGTTGGTTGACGGTGTATCACGGTGTGGCGCAGGGAGGTGGTCTGAGATCAAACGGCTCTCCTTTTCATCACACTCGTATCGTACCTCTGTCGATCTTAAG GACAAGTGGAGGAATTTGCTCAAGGCTAGCTTTGCTCAGGCACCTGCAGATGAAGGG ATGAACGTGCGGAAGCATGGTACAGCGCCAATCCCGGAACCGATTCTGCTACGAGTACGAGAGCTTGCGCAGATGAATTCTCAGGCACCTCCAAATTTTAGCTCAAGCAAGTTTTTAGCTGGTGCCGGAAATGCACTCGGAGATAGACCAGGGTACTTGTAG
- the LOC112775114 gene encoding uncharacterized protein isoform X8: MNGVAMVEGDGRLVPATDDEVMEMEDFLEHENSEMRVVADTGQSLECISIERSSSGKLRLECPKDADFGKLNAKLQYIEQMLQKVKQEERLRLSCESPVPSRVKKDSQCSDDKAVTVENNQSDAPHQEIPSLASSLNYTHSNQSGSVDQCSRPSEGVIESGSSASAVYSALKSNFSMFDGEICLDKLSIRELHELFKVTFGRETTVKDKQWLKRRIAMSLTNSRDVSATTFIIKDNKIVRKCEDSSGNGDAEDVISMENAPVEADVNLKDSSALEGCGTEDNQVVSETKMGKHNIEHGLGGEDHQKAAKRIRKPTKRYIEELSENESREPNPMASLSSSRNMGPGLSTTSYVRLSGDASSEVRTFITRVDSLGGSDVQVPCVSRVRRSHPRKDITSLTKFLPIDIAKTAKSDNKVLAETGSCAASENPDKILKARSAPGKLQPVRATETLPSCEPEKEKQLPGVSTSEPQQELRPKRVDPFSHTSEDNIVTVPTAKGGMRRKHHRAWTLVEVMKLVDGVSRCGAGRWSEIKRLSFSSHSYRTSVDLKDKWRNLLKASFAQAPADEGMNVRKHGTAPIPEPILLRVRELAQMNSQAPPNFSSSKFLAGAGNALGDRPGYL; the protein is encoded by the exons ATGAACGGAGTTGCCATG GTTGAAGGTGATGGGAGGTTAGTGCCTGCAACAGATGATGAAGTAATGGAGATGGAGgattttcttgagcatgaaaacAGTGAAATGCGTGTTGTTGCAGACACTGGGCAAAGTTTGGAGTGCATATCAATTGAAAGATCATCTTCTGGGAAACTTCGATTGGAGTGCCCAAAAG ATGCAGATTTTGGGAAACTAAATGCAAAATTACAG TACATTGAGCAGATGTTGCAAAAGGTCAAACAAGAAGAGAGACTTCGATTGTCTTGTGAATCACCTGTTCCTTCTCGTGTAAAAAAGGACAGCCAGTGTTCTGATGATAAAGCTGTCACGGTTGAGAATAATCAATCTGATGCCCCACACCAGGAAATTCCTTCTTTAGCATCAAGCTTAAATTATACACATAGTAATCAATCTGGGAGTGTTGATCAGTGTTCCAGACCTTCAGAAGGAGTGATTGAGAGCGGATCATCTGCTTCTGCTGTCTATTCCGCTTTGAAGTCCAATTTTTCAATGTTTGATGGAGAAATATGCTTGGACAAGCTATCCATCAGAGAACTACATGAACTGTTTAAAGTAACTTTTGGTCGGGAAACTACTGTGAAAGACAAGCAGTGGCTGAAAAGGAGGATTGCCATGAGTTTAACAAACTCGCGTGATGTTTCAGCAACAACTTTCATTATTAAAGATAACAAAATAGTAAGAAAATGTGAAGACAGTTCTGGAAATGGAGATGCTGAAGATGTAATCTCCATGGAAAATGCACCTGTAGAAGCAGATGTTAACTTGAAGGATTCATCTGCTTTGGAGGGTTGTGGAACTGAAGATAATCAAGTTGTTTCTGAAACAAAAATGGGAAAACATAATATAGAACATGGATTGGGAGGTGAGGATCACCAAAAAGCTGCAAAAAGAATTCGGAAGCCCACCAAGAGATATATTGAAGAGCTCTCTGAAAATGAATCTAGAGAGCCCAACCCCATGGCATCGTTAAGTTCAAGTAGAAATATGGGACCTGGACTTTCTACAACTTCATATGTGAGGCTTTCTGGGGATGCTTCTTCAGAGGTGAGAACATTTATCACCAGGGTAGACTCACTCGGAGGTTCTGATGTTCAAGTTCCTTGTGTTTCTCGGGTTCGAAGAAGTCATCCAAGGAAAGATATTACATCACTTACG AAATTCCTTCCAATTGACATTGCCAAGACTGCAAAATCAGATAATAAGGTTCTTGCAGAAACTGGTTCTTGTGCTGCTAGTGAGAATCCAGACAAAATCCTGAAGGCAAGATCCGCTCCTGGAAAGCTTCAGCCAGTGAGAGCAACTGAGACTTTG CCTTCTTGTGAACCTGAAAAAGAGAAGCAGCTTCCAGGAGTAAGCACAAGCGAACCACAGCAGGAATTGAGACCAAAAAGGGTGGATCCATTCAGCCATACCTCAGAGGACAATATAGTTACTGTTCCCACCGCTAAAggtggaatgagaaggaaacatCATCGAGCGTGGACTCTTGTTGAGGTAATGAAGTTGGTTGACGGTGTATCACGGTGTGGCGCAGGGAGGTGGTCTGAGATCAAACGGCTCTCCTTTTCATCACACTCGTATCGTACCTCTGTCGATCTTAAG GACAAGTGGAGGAATTTGCTCAAGGCTAGCTTTGCTCAGGCACCTGCAGATGAAGGG ATGAACGTGCGGAAGCATGGTACAGCGCCAATCCCGGAACCGATTCTGCTACGAGTACGAGAGCTTGCGCAGATGAATTCTCAGGCACCTCCAAATTTTAGCTCAAGCAAGTTTTTAGCTGGTGCCGGAAATGCACTCGGAGATAGACCAGGGTACTTGTAG
- the LOC112775114 gene encoding uncharacterized protein isoform X11: MNGVAMVEGDGRLVPATDDEVMEMEDFLEHENSEMRVVADTGQSLECISIERSSSGKLRLECPKDADFGKLNAKLQMLQKVKQEERLRLSCESPVPSRVKKDSQCSDDKAVTVENNQSDAPHQEIPSLASSLNYTHSNQSGSVDQCSRPSEGVIESGSSASAVYSALKSNFSMFDGEICLDKLSIRELHELFKVTFGRETTVKDKQWLKRRIAMSLTNSRDVSATTFIIKDNKIVRKCEDSSGNGDAEDVISMENAPVEADVNLKDSSALEGCGTEDNQVVSETKMGKHNIEHGLGGEDHQKAAKRIRKPTKRYIEELSENESREPNPMASLSSSRNMGPGLSTTSYVRLSGDASSEVRTFITRVDSLGGSDVQVPCVSRVRRSHPRKDITSLTKFLPIDIAKTAKSDNKVLAETGSCAASENPDKILKARSAPGKLQPVRATETLPSCEPEKEKQLPGVSTSEPQQELRPKRVDPFSHTSEDNIVTVPTAKGGMRRKHHRAWTLVEVMKLVDGVSRCGAGRWSEIKRLSFSSHSYRTSVDLKDKWRNLLKASFAQAPADEGMNVRKHGTAPIPEPILLRVRELAQMNSQAPPNFSSSKFLAGAGNALGDRPGYL; encoded by the exons ATGAACGGAGTTGCCATG GTTGAAGGTGATGGGAGGTTAGTGCCTGCAACAGATGATGAAGTAATGGAGATGGAGgattttcttgagcatgaaaacAGTGAAATGCGTGTTGTTGCAGACACTGGGCAAAGTTTGGAGTGCATATCAATTGAAAGATCATCTTCTGGGAAACTTCGATTGGAGTGCCCAAAAG ATGCAGATTTTGGGAAACTAAATGCAAAATTACAG ATGTTGCAAAAGGTCAAACAAGAAGAGAGACTTCGATTGTCTTGTGAATCACCTGTTCCTTCTCGTGTAAAAAAGGACAGCCAGTGTTCTGATGATAAAGCTGTCACGGTTGAGAATAATCAATCTGATGCCCCACACCAGGAAATTCCTTCTTTAGCATCAAGCTTAAATTATACACATAGTAATCAATCTGGGAGTGTTGATCAGTGTTCCAGACCTTCAGAAGGAGTGATTGAGAGCGGATCATCTGCTTCTGCTGTCTATTCCGCTTTGAAGTCCAATTTTTCAATGTTTGATGGAGAAATATGCTTGGACAAGCTATCCATCAGAGAACTACATGAACTGTTTAAAGTAACTTTTGGTCGGGAAACTACTGTGAAAGACAAGCAGTGGCTGAAAAGGAGGATTGCCATGAGTTTAACAAACTCGCGTGATGTTTCAGCAACAACTTTCATTATTAAAGATAACAAAATAGTAAGAAAATGTGAAGACAGTTCTGGAAATGGAGATGCTGAAGATGTAATCTCCATGGAAAATGCACCTGTAGAAGCAGATGTTAACTTGAAGGATTCATCTGCTTTGGAGGGTTGTGGAACTGAAGATAATCAAGTTGTTTCTGAAACAAAAATGGGAAAACATAATATAGAACATGGATTGGGAGGTGAGGATCACCAAAAAGCTGCAAAAAGAATTCGGAAGCCCACCAAGAGATATATTGAAGAGCTCTCTGAAAATGAATCTAGAGAGCCCAACCCCATGGCATCGTTAAGTTCAAGTAGAAATATGGGACCTGGACTTTCTACAACTTCATATGTGAGGCTTTCTGGGGATGCTTCTTCAGAGGTGAGAACATTTATCACCAGGGTAGACTCACTCGGAGGTTCTGATGTTCAAGTTCCTTGTGTTTCTCGGGTTCGAAGAAGTCATCCAAGGAAAGATATTACATCACTTACG AAATTCCTTCCAATTGACATTGCCAAGACTGCAAAATCAGATAATAAGGTTCTTGCAGAAACTGGTTCTTGTGCTGCTAGTGAGAATCCAGACAAAATCCTGAAGGCAAGATCCGCTCCTGGAAAGCTTCAGCCAGTGAGAGCAACTGAGACTTTG CCTTCTTGTGAACCTGAAAAAGAGAAGCAGCTTCCAGGAGTAAGCACAAGCGAACCACAGCAGGAATTGAGACCAAAAAGGGTGGATCCATTCAGCCATACCTCAGAGGACAATATAGTTACTGTTCCCACCGCTAAAggtggaatgagaaggaaacatCATCGAGCGTGGACTCTTGTTGAGGTAATGAAGTTGGTTGACGGTGTATCACGGTGTGGCGCAGGGAGGTGGTCTGAGATCAAACGGCTCTCCTTTTCATCACACTCGTATCGTACCTCTGTCGATCTTAAG GACAAGTGGAGGAATTTGCTCAAGGCTAGCTTTGCTCAGGCACCTGCAGATGAAGGG ATGAACGTGCGGAAGCATGGTACAGCGCCAATCCCGGAACCGATTCTGCTACGAGTACGAGAGCTTGCGCAGATGAATTCTCAGGCACCTCCAAATTTTAGCTCAAGCAAGTTTTTAGCTGGTGCCGGAAATGCACTCGGAGATAGACCAGGGTACTTGTAG
- the LOC112775114 gene encoding uncharacterized protein isoform X10: MNGVAMVVEGDGRLVPATDDEVMEMEDFLEHENSEMRVVADTGQSLECISIERSSSGKLRLECPKDADFGKLNAKLQMLQKVKQEERLRLSCESPVPSRVKKDSQCSDDKAVTVENNQSDAPHQEIPSLASSLNYTHSNQSGSVDQCSRPSEGVIESGSSASAVYSALKSNFSMFDGEICLDKLSIRELHELFKVTFGRETTVKDKQWLKRRIAMSLTNSRDVSATTFIIKDNKIVRKCEDSSGNGDAEDVISMENAPVEADVNLKDSSALEGCGTEDNQVVSETKMGKHNIEHGLGGEDHQKAAKRIRKPTKRYIEELSENESREPNPMASLSSSRNMGPGLSTTSYVRLSGDASSEVRTFITRVDSLGGSDVQVPCVSRVRRSHPRKDITSLTKFLPIDIAKTAKSDNKVLAETGSCAASENPDKILKARSAPGKLQPVRATETLPSCEPEKEKQLPGVSTSEPQQELRPKRVDPFSHTSEDNIVTVPTAKGGMRRKHHRAWTLVEVMKLVDGVSRCGAGRWSEIKRLSFSSHSYRTSVDLKDKWRNLLKASFAQAPADEGMNVRKHGTAPIPEPILLRVRELAQMNSQAPPNFSSSKFLAGAGNALGDRPGYL; the protein is encoded by the exons ATGAACGGAGTTGCCATGGTG GTTGAAGGTGATGGGAGGTTAGTGCCTGCAACAGATGATGAAGTAATGGAGATGGAGgattttcttgagcatgaaaacAGTGAAATGCGTGTTGTTGCAGACACTGGGCAAAGTTTGGAGTGCATATCAATTGAAAGATCATCTTCTGGGAAACTTCGATTGGAGTGCCCAAAAG ATGCAGATTTTGGGAAACTAAATGCAAAATTACAG ATGTTGCAAAAGGTCAAACAAGAAGAGAGACTTCGATTGTCTTGTGAATCACCTGTTCCTTCTCGTGTAAAAAAGGACAGCCAGTGTTCTGATGATAAAGCTGTCACGGTTGAGAATAATCAATCTGATGCCCCACACCAGGAAATTCCTTCTTTAGCATCAAGCTTAAATTATACACATAGTAATCAATCTGGGAGTGTTGATCAGTGTTCCAGACCTTCAGAAGGAGTGATTGAGAGCGGATCATCTGCTTCTGCTGTCTATTCCGCTTTGAAGTCCAATTTTTCAATGTTTGATGGAGAAATATGCTTGGACAAGCTATCCATCAGAGAACTACATGAACTGTTTAAAGTAACTTTTGGTCGGGAAACTACTGTGAAAGACAAGCAGTGGCTGAAAAGGAGGATTGCCATGAGTTTAACAAACTCGCGTGATGTTTCAGCAACAACTTTCATTATTAAAGATAACAAAATAGTAAGAAAATGTGAAGACAGTTCTGGAAATGGAGATGCTGAAGATGTAATCTCCATGGAAAATGCACCTGTAGAAGCAGATGTTAACTTGAAGGATTCATCTGCTTTGGAGGGTTGTGGAACTGAAGATAATCAAGTTGTTTCTGAAACAAAAATGGGAAAACATAATATAGAACATGGATTGGGAGGTGAGGATCACCAAAAAGCTGCAAAAAGAATTCGGAAGCCCACCAAGAGATATATTGAAGAGCTCTCTGAAAATGAATCTAGAGAGCCCAACCCCATGGCATCGTTAAGTTCAAGTAGAAATATGGGACCTGGACTTTCTACAACTTCATATGTGAGGCTTTCTGGGGATGCTTCTTCAGAGGTGAGAACATTTATCACCAGGGTAGACTCACTCGGAGGTTCTGATGTTCAAGTTCCTTGTGTTTCTCGGGTTCGAAGAAGTCATCCAAGGAAAGATATTACATCACTTACG AAATTCCTTCCAATTGACATTGCCAAGACTGCAAAATCAGATAATAAGGTTCTTGCAGAAACTGGTTCTTGTGCTGCTAGTGAGAATCCAGACAAAATCCTGAAGGCAAGATCCGCTCCTGGAAAGCTTCAGCCAGTGAGAGCAACTGAGACTTTG CCTTCTTGTGAACCTGAAAAAGAGAAGCAGCTTCCAGGAGTAAGCACAAGCGAACCACAGCAGGAATTGAGACCAAAAAGGGTGGATCCATTCAGCCATACCTCAGAGGACAATATAGTTACTGTTCCCACCGCTAAAggtggaatgagaaggaaacatCATCGAGCGTGGACTCTTGTTGAGGTAATGAAGTTGGTTGACGGTGTATCACGGTGTGGCGCAGGGAGGTGGTCTGAGATCAAACGGCTCTCCTTTTCATCACACTCGTATCGTACCTCTGTCGATCTTAAG GACAAGTGGAGGAATTTGCTCAAGGCTAGCTTTGCTCAGGCACCTGCAGATGAAGGG ATGAACGTGCGGAAGCATGGTACAGCGCCAATCCCGGAACCGATTCTGCTACGAGTACGAGAGCTTGCGCAGATGAATTCTCAGGCACCTCCAAATTTTAGCTCAAGCAAGTTTTTAGCTGGTGCCGGAAATGCACTCGGAGATAGACCAGGGTACTTGTAG
- the LOC112775114 gene encoding uncharacterized protein isoform X5 produces MNGVAMVVEGDGRLVPATDDEVMEMEDFLEHENSEMRVVADTGQSLECISIERSSSGKLRLECPKGTADADFGKLNAKLQYIEQMLQKVKQEERLRLSCESPVPSRVKKDSQCSDDKAVTVENNQSDAPHQEIPSLASSLNYTHSNQSGSVDQCSRPSEGVIESGSSASAVYSALKSNFSMFDGEICLDKLSIRELHELFKVTFGRETTVKDKQWLKRRIAMSLTNSRDVSATTFIIKDNKIVRKCEDSSGNGDAEDVISMENAPVEADVNLKDSSALEGCGTEDNQVVSETKMGKHNIEHGLGGEDHQKAAKRIRKPTKRYIEELSENESREPNPMASLSSSRNMGPGLSTTSYVRLSGDASSEVRTFITRVDSLGGSDVQVPCVSRVRRSHPRKDITSLTKFLPIDIAKTAKSDNKVLAETGSCAASENPDKILKARSAPGKLQPVRATETLPSCEPEKEKQLPGVSTSEPQQELRPKRVDPFSHTSEDNIVTVPTAKGGMRRKHHRAWTLVEVMKLVDGVSRCGAGRWSEIKRLSFSSHSYRTSVDLKDKWRNLLKASFAQAPADEGMNVRKHGTAPIPEPILLRVRELAQMNSQAPPNFSSSKFLAGAGNALGDRPGYL; encoded by the exons ATGAACGGAGTTGCCATGGTG GTTGAAGGTGATGGGAGGTTAGTGCCTGCAACAGATGATGAAGTAATGGAGATGGAGgattttcttgagcatgaaaacAGTGAAATGCGTGTTGTTGCAGACACTGGGCAAAGTTTGGAGTGCATATCAATTGAAAGATCATCTTCTGGGAAACTTCGATTGGAGTGCCCAAAAG GCACTGCAGATGCAGATTTTGGGAAACTAAATGCAAAATTACAG TACATTGAGCAGATGTTGCAAAAGGTCAAACAAGAAGAGAGACTTCGATTGTCTTGTGAATCACCTGTTCCTTCTCGTGTAAAAAAGGACAGCCAGTGTTCTGATGATAAAGCTGTCACGGTTGAGAATAATCAATCTGATGCCCCACACCAGGAAATTCCTTCTTTAGCATCAAGCTTAAATTATACACATAGTAATCAATCTGGGAGTGTTGATCAGTGTTCCAGACCTTCAGAAGGAGTGATTGAGAGCGGATCATCTGCTTCTGCTGTCTATTCCGCTTTGAAGTCCAATTTTTCAATGTTTGATGGAGAAATATGCTTGGACAAGCTATCCATCAGAGAACTACATGAACTGTTTAAAGTAACTTTTGGTCGGGAAACTACTGTGAAAGACAAGCAGTGGCTGAAAAGGAGGATTGCCATGAGTTTAACAAACTCGCGTGATGTTTCAGCAACAACTTTCATTATTAAAGATAACAAAATAGTAAGAAAATGTGAAGACAGTTCTGGAAATGGAGATGCTGAAGATGTAATCTCCATGGAAAATGCACCTGTAGAAGCAGATGTTAACTTGAAGGATTCATCTGCTTTGGAGGGTTGTGGAACTGAAGATAATCAAGTTGTTTCTGAAACAAAAATGGGAAAACATAATATAGAACATGGATTGGGAGGTGAGGATCACCAAAAAGCTGCAAAAAGAATTCGGAAGCCCACCAAGAGATATATTGAAGAGCTCTCTGAAAATGAATCTAGAGAGCCCAACCCCATGGCATCGTTAAGTTCAAGTAGAAATATGGGACCTGGACTTTCTACAACTTCATATGTGAGGCTTTCTGGGGATGCTTCTTCAGAGGTGAGAACATTTATCACCAGGGTAGACTCACTCGGAGGTTCTGATGTTCAAGTTCCTTGTGTTTCTCGGGTTCGAAGAAGTCATCCAAGGAAAGATATTACATCACTTACG AAATTCCTTCCAATTGACATTGCCAAGACTGCAAAATCAGATAATAAGGTTCTTGCAGAAACTGGTTCTTGTGCTGCTAGTGAGAATCCAGACAAAATCCTGAAGGCAAGATCCGCTCCTGGAAAGCTTCAGCCAGTGAGAGCAACTGAGACTTTG CCTTCTTGTGAACCTGAAAAAGAGAAGCAGCTTCCAGGAGTAAGCACAAGCGAACCACAGCAGGAATTGAGACCAAAAAGGGTGGATCCATTCAGCCATACCTCAGAGGACAATATAGTTACTGTTCCCACCGCTAAAggtggaatgagaaggaaacatCATCGAGCGTGGACTCTTGTTGAGGTAATGAAGTTGGTTGACGGTGTATCACGGTGTGGCGCAGGGAGGTGGTCTGAGATCAAACGGCTCTCCTTTTCATCACACTCGTATCGTACCTCTGTCGATCTTAAG GACAAGTGGAGGAATTTGCTCAAGGCTAGCTTTGCTCAGGCACCTGCAGATGAAGGG ATGAACGTGCGGAAGCATGGTACAGCGCCAATCCCGGAACCGATTCTGCTACGAGTACGAGAGCTTGCGCAGATGAATTCTCAGGCACCTCCAAATTTTAGCTCAAGCAAGTTTTTAGCTGGTGCCGGAAATGCACTCGGAGATAGACCAGGGTACTTGTAG